A region of the Lycium barbarum isolate Lr01 chromosome 1, ASM1917538v2, whole genome shotgun sequence genome:
atacggtccgtataatgagccgtagaactcatcagtcactgaacttagtttcgccacttcgtttgatctccgatcctcatggaaccttcttaacacttgtttaacacttcaatactaatctaagggacgttataactctttcccaaaatgcccttaagtcatcattaacccgatactcgtatttcgctagttcattcacttgcgtaccaacggaagatttttccgaggtgtaacagtaatatACTCTActcttgttaattaagttattcatgggagaattccctagtttaaagtgaagggaattatgttatgaagtcatagattagttggttgatatggttgccttgagGGCTGTTTTTGattggaactttgagagatttctatttgcttatattgctatatgaggttgttgttttggttgttgatgttgtcttcttgttatggaCTTGGCTTGATAGTTGGGCTGTTTTATGTGGTTTTAACGTGTTGTTTGGAGCTGTGTTGACATGGATTGGATCGTATTGACGAGGAGGAGTAGAAAAGTAGAATTTGGTAGCATTTTACGAGGAAATTACGCtacaaaaagtcctataaattgacgcccatgagttgctcgattaaatgtctaaatgaagatTTCTATAAGCTATGACCTTGGTTTTGATCTTGAATAGTCTGTATTATGTAGGAAATCATTCGTAAGACGTTCGAGGACTCGGGGAAATGTATACAACTCCATCGACGAAATATGTAGggctttctattctctttgtggcatgactagattTCAAATGACCTTTCATTGAAAAGTTGTTCCGCTAACTTGGGTCAATCGCATTCCATGATAATTGAGATGACACATACTCATCTATGACTTGTACCAAATTATAGTCCACATCTCCTTTTAGCTATCGATTAAAAGACTTTTCGTTCAACTTGTATCGGTTATGTCCCAAAATggttaagcttacccttttctCATGAATAGCTTGTATTGAAGTACCTTTCACATTTCGTATGCCTCTTGTTTATCGAACGAAGAATGACATTAGTTATGGTACTCTTCACATCAAAGTTGAGTTGATTGTACTTCCTTTAATTGAATTAATCCTTATCTTCTTGTCTATTGTTCCAAGGTGACGAACCTCTCGTTAGCACACTCTTTCCGATAAAAGTTGTGTCGATcatatttcataagagtttggctaactttggcttcgtgaataattcataacaatatgtttccttgtacttttacttctttggcctaGTGATCAAATAATGATAAACGTAGCGACAACAATGAAAATCGGAGGGTAACGACGACAGGTCACTCCGACTCTTTCTATGATGTCTCTTCTGAGTTCAGTCTTGCATTgcacttgtatatatgtatttattttcattacctaGCCGCGCTATGgtcggccgggtaggcacttatatgtgcacctagacatgtttctttctttaccgagccgtgttgtaggcggcTGGGTAGGCACGTATCtgtgcacctagatgtatttctttctttaccgagccgtgttgtaggcggccgggtaggcacgttaGCTGTGCATTGCCACTGACCTGTTCGGCAGAGATGATGTTATAATGATAagctcaccccacagagggatttattattgttatatgatatgatatatgcctccACATTGAGGAATGATTTTGCGggcatgcatttacatttatgtcatgATTATGGTCGCCCTCAGTAGCCAcgttcagagtttcaggttgtctctaTATCTTTTCCCAAGTTATCTGTATCTCTTACgcttatgttatgtttatgcttactgccttacatactcggtacatcttttGTACTGACGCATTTTatgcgctgtgatcatgcccatagGTACGGTAGATGGATTGTTGTACCTTTCTCAGTAAGATACCAAAGTTCAGCAGGAATGTTCGCACTCTATTCTCCGGAGTTACTGGTCAGAGTCATTAAATATGAAGCATGCATATATATAGAGAAAGTATggctatgggtacgtcggggccactgtcccgaccagttgatgcgtattagtgctcttagaggcttacggactatcagtcagtgtacaggtattgtgtttggccttgccgaCCTTCTGACTAGTTGTCTTTCTTAGTTGTGGCCCTGTTGGCCCTTGTAATGCATATATGTGTTATTGGGCCTTTTCTGCTGGTAAGTTATTACGATATACTTCTTACTATTGTTATTCAgcggcctcgtcggcctatgatTCATGTTACAGAGTTTAGATATTACAGTTGGTTCGCTCTGCCCTTCGGGTGCCGGGTGCCGGCCACaccccaaggttggggtgtgacaccacATGTCCACTTTGGTCAACTTTAACGGTGGAGGGTATATTTGTGCCCAAAGTGTAAccgtaggggtatatttggaccccaAGTATAATGAGGGGTATGTTTGGCCattttccaatagtacaggggtatatttgacccttttccgttattTAAACTACACCTCTCAGTATTAGAAAGAAGGGGAAAAAATATCCTCCATTACAAATTCGGATAAAAAAATAACCCTCccatcattaaagttttcaaatatacccatgTCTTAACGAAAATCCCCAAAATAACCAGATTTTATTTTTAACCCGCTTCATTTAAACCCGactcaactaaataaaaaaacCATATGGGTTACCCGCTTTTATGCCTGGTGGCTCCATGTGTGTTTTTTTATATAGTTGGGTCGGATTTAAATGGAGCAGGTTTTAAAATAAAAACGGGTTATTTTTGGGGGATTTGGGGATTTCCGttaagaaggggtatatttgacaACTTTAATGATgggagggatatttttgacccaaatttgtacGGAGGATGTTTTTAGTCCTTTTCTCAAAGTATAGGGCCATTTTTGAGCCTTTTTCCttgaaagaatgagtcattaacaaacttagcatataatgaatgatgttattaaagtagaattttgttgtgaatgaggttataatttccctttcttttaaattatatttacttaagttacgttggaacttacttatgtaatgttggaatttgacataaaagtattatgttaaacattttttttttgaattttgaatttaggttatatatCTTATCGatttaatttatttgctttagtagTATTGCATTGTtgtttcacattgcatgttgtttatttttcacttacaaatAGATTTTTGAAtaatgatatgacattatatttataaatattattatttttttttcaaacacccaatccatgatgttctcacaaaaaggtttgcttttaatttttataattaattgaaatttaaatattattagtttaaaaaaaatatatcaattattttttacaatattaattacaaatatatgattattaattaaaatattttcaagaaTAATTTATTCTTAAATATATAATTTAGTATCATTTATAAGGCACATATATTTCAAATATTAATTTttgataattaaattttatttttaaattaaattaattgtgTAATAGCACTTGCGCAACCAAATagtacgcttgtaattacactgtaattacgcgATGACAAATAAACAAGTCATTGTAATTATAATAGTGTATAATTACTAAGCTGTGTAATTATACCTTAGTAATTACCCCAATTCCAATTAGCAGGTGGCTTTCTAAACAGACTCTTAGTTTCAGTTTTCAGGGGAAGGACAATTTTAAAAGGCTCCCTTAACTTTTGCGTAAATAGTATACTATTCCAAAAAGTGAAGAGTAGAAATTGGGAGAATATACATATCGCAGCATAAGTCCAAGCATTCAGAAATGTTCACCTCAACTACTTAGTGGAAATTGATGCTTACCACACTGACAATGCAATTTTAGCAATCTTAATATTTTAAGTACGATTCGTCAATCTTTAAAAGAAAAAGGTCCAAATATACCGGAGCAGATATACCCCATTATAAAAGTGGGATAAATATACTACTCTTGTtataaaatagtgcaaatataccgcTGTCGATACAAAATAGTGCCAATATATTCATTCTACtgcccttttttaaaaaaaaaaatcaattagtttatattttaattaaaaaaattaccacgtggctttaaaaaaagtctacctatttttttaGTAAAAGCCACATGATAATTCTTTTTTTCTACTGGGTTAGGTctagttcgtttaaaaaaatggatAGAATTATTATTTTTAGAGCCACAGAGATATTTTTTAAATGAACCAAACCTAATCCACCAAAAAAAATTTACCATATGACATTAGAAAAAATATGTCcactaaaaaaaatgggtagacctTTTTTAAGCTGcgtgacattttttttaattaaaagataagctaaatgttttttttttttttttaaattcccttAGCGAAAAGAGTATACTTGCACTATTTATGTAAGGGCAGGAgaatatatttgcaccattttgtaatagCAAGGGTGTATATACACCATTTTTTTAAAAGGAATATatatgctctaaatcgcaaagttgaggagtATATTTACACCTTTGCCCATCTTAAAAGATTTGTAGTGGGTCAAAAAATCAATTAATACCCGACAAACAATAATACGATTGCCGAAAATAAAGAAGTTCCAAAAGACGGGTCAAACATTCTAGCCTAACAAAACAAGAAATAGAATACATTCCAACATGAAAAAAATCTAGTTAACTGGTTGAGGAATCAAGCCTGCAATTTGTGATTTTGCAATGCGATTCTCAAACCATCACCTTAGTAACTAACGAAGGAGAAGCAACTAGTAAGAACTATAAAGAGCTTGAGACTATGGTATTATGAGAAAATTTATTTTGTGAGTCATGTAACCAACAATACTTAAGTGAGTCTAGTTTATTCTTTGACAAGAGGAGTCATGGATCCAACAAGCTTATTCTTaattataaaatataaaaaataatattaaagtcTACATTTTTTCTTCTTAGGGTGCTTAGCTAAAAGGAAATTAAAACTTGAAAAAAATCTCCAAACCCACTTTTGATGGTAATCCTAACACATACGACTTTCTTGGGACTTTTAGTTGCCGCAAGGTTTTTGTTTGCAAGTTCTTTACACAATTAAGATCATATTTAATTTTGTTAGTCGTGAAAAAAAATAATCCTAACACTAtaaaaaaataggtaatttgtaGAGGTTGAAAGTTGCACTTCGTAGAGGTTTTAGCTTCTTTTAGCAACTAGcggaggctaaaacctccgcgaattgcaactttcaacctccgcagaTTACCATTTTTTTCTAGTGTAAAGCAACTGAGTCCAATTTTCTCCATCATGCTAAGACCATGCTTTTGGAAAATTAAGACTTTTTCTTTTTCAATGAAACTTATACAAATAAGTTTTACAAGTTCTTTTACATTGTAACTATCTTCCACTCTCGTTATCGGATCGAACTCTCAATTATACAGGGGTGGCGTTTAACCAGAGGTGAATTCATGATTTAAGTTTTATGAATTCAACCTTTAAGTTTCTTAGTATTgcacccattatatttttaaagttatgagttcatatcaactatttattgtcattttaataaatttttacacataaatttatactccgCACTTTGAAAGTTCTTGCTTCATCGTCCAAATTTACGCTGCCAGCAAGGTGTATCCCCTCCATATTCTTGAGTGCAAAGTATATTTCTCTTCTTCTAAACTGTTATGGATCCTAAAGTGCAAGAACTTCACTAAATATTTAAATTATAATGAAAGCAAACTCTTGCAGCAACTAAAAAGTCCCAAAAATGTTGTTTGTGTTGGGTTGCAGTCAAAAGTGAGTTTGGAGATCTTTTCAACTTTTAATTTCCTTTTAGCTAAGCACCCTAATAAGGAAAACTACTGACTTTAATAGTATCTTTTATATTTTACACTAGTGAAAAAAGGTTCGCGCTTCGTGCGATTTGAAATATATTTTCTTTTAGAATTATAAAAActgaatacaaaaaaaaaaagttagataaGCAAATAGAGGTGTATATACACATTATGTCGACATTTAGTTTAAAATATTTGTTTCTATCGAGGAAAGGAAATTTTACAATATAAATTCACAAATATTAACACTAACATGCTAATAAATATAAAAGCGatagatttattgaaaatatggagaaaaaggaaaacaaaggaTACCAAACCACACAAAATGAACCAATAACTTGCcgttaacaatgaaaagaaaaaatgaataaCATAATATAATTGCATAGGTACTATAATTGTTAATTTTcctgttttttcttttttaattttgacAATAAGTATAAGATTTTGAATGGTCGTTTTGTTGCAGTTGCTAATGATCAAGATCTTAAGCCTTTTCTGCAAATTCTAGAACCATATTTATCTATgtgaaaaaaaatgacaattacTGAGGACTTAAATCAGATTTTCTTTATGTATCCTTTCCTTCACAAAAGGGATATGAATAGTTCTTATAGCTACCGCCTGCCGGTTATAGGTAGAATTTAAAGATATTATCACCTTGTAATTTCACCATTATAATTGTTGCAACTGTTGCGCTCCTTCTTTTGAAAGGAAGAAATATTTAAACATATATTTAGTagaaaaaataagaagaaagggcaaaaagattaaaaaaacatAAATTACATTCTTGAGCTAATAGAGGTGCAACATCACATTTCTAATCTTTAGCTTTATATATTAATTAGTAAAACCGTCGTCACAACACGAATTGATAGGAAGGAATCTGTTGATTCATTATTCACTTGTGCAAAAGCTACAAATGTCTCAATTTAGCTACCCATCATATATCAACCTTAGGGCATTCACATACTTTTTCACAAAATCTTGCTCATACAAAGGTAAGAAGATCAAATTAATTATTGTAAAAATTCTccagtagtcaacttatcttcCCAGCCACCATTATATATTTTAGTACTTATTTGTCTCTACCTCAGTTAGAAAAGAAGGATAATTTTATAGTAATACCTTATTTATATTTAGGTTTAAGAATCAGGTGCACTTACCATAGTTCAAGCAAGTTGCAGGCTCCGTTGTCTTCTCAAAATTAGCAGTAACCTTTAAAACAGGAATCATGGAATAAATAGGAACATAAATATAAGAGCTTAAACCATACATAGGATTATAGAATGATTGTGAAATTTGAGGTGAAACGGATCAAGGTAGaacatatattttttaaaacaaaatactCTATTAAAATACAGCCGGATGGAAATAATTCAAACTGGATGCCTATAATATACTGTATAATTGAAGATATACTTATGAGGGATTGAGGAGAAAAATAATGTAGCTTTATGTTACCATGGTATTTGTAGACATCAAAACATTCAAAATCGTTAAAAAAAGCTTCATGTAGAAGGCCTTATCAAAGGCTCCTTTGAGGAACAATTAACCTTCCTTCATTTGACCAAAAGAACTGCATCTATCCTTAGTAGGATTTTCTTGCTAATTTGGAAGGTGGGATAAGATCAAGAAACATAGACATTTATACACATTGATTATCAAGTTTAATTAGAAAACAAAAATAACTTTAGCCTGCTCAAATTCCCTCTTAGGATCGTAAAAAGAGCCAACAGAAATAAAAATTCTGATTGCTTTAAATGTCTAGAATTTAGTGTTATTTAAGGTTGATAATGAAGGATTTGTAACTGAATATTAATGAAAAAATAACTGCAAATAGTATAATTAAGTGCTTAGCTACGTGGGCAGAAAACATATTATCAGCCTTTATTGGCTGCTTGCGCTTTATTAGGTAAATCAGATATAGATgtattaaaattaattattatttaagaGAGTTAAAGGTGTGTCTTTTGAGCTTTTTTTTAACAtagcaaataaattgaaaaaaagtaagaaaaaattcaaaaaaaaaaaaagataaataacattctaggccatagagaggtgccacatcaccttgtctatgactaactttatattatatatatatttaagaatAAATTTGTGAGACCCATGAGTTCATTTGTCAAATAATAAACTAGACTCACATAAATAATGTTGGATATGTGACTCACAAAATAAAATTTCTCGCTAATTATTGGTACTTTGAACTGAGTTTGTAGCGTATTCGAACACATTAGTTTTAATTAGTTGGTCAACTGTATAGTCCAAATTTGCATACTTTAATCCGTTAATTGAGTAATAGTTGGTTGATTGATACTCCATTACATAGTTTATTTCAATTTCACTATCCATGTTAGTAGGAACTAAAATTATTGTGCAACCTATTAGATTGGAAAAAGAAGATTTCTAGATATAGAAATCCTTAATTAGCTATTTGTGAAAATGTTGATAGACATCTCAACGTAGCTAGGTTATGTAAGTATTATGGAAACATTGCATTCTTGTATTTACCCACTAACGTAAACATTTTAATCTAAGGTTGTTTTAAATAGAGATATAGTAGAAGTTCATCAATTTGTTTCAAATTCCTTCTTGATAGTTTTCAAAAGACTCGACAAAAAGAGCTAGCCGCTCCAGCTTAGCGTACCACAAATTGGATTAAACTTGACTCGATATAATTGCAAATTCggccaaaaaataaataaaaaaaggtaACAGGTGGAAGCCTTATATATAGTTTTAATCAAATGCTAATTTACCAACCTAATTTTAAGTTGTACACATTATAAGTTGCTTCAACAAACTAATTTTTTTTCATTGAATATTTATCAATAAATGAACAGTTCAAGTCAATATTTTTGCTACATAATATGCCAGTCATTTCTTGTGCAGAAATAAAAAGGTAGGCAACACAATCCATCTACTAAAAAAGATCTACATTTGTACAAGAATCTTACAGCCATATTCGAGTTATTAATTACAGCAAAATGGAAAGGCTAATCAAAGTAGTCACTTCAGCTTCCGAAGTTTCTATTGCATTGGGTTCATGAAACTAAAACATATCTACAAACTACACCTGGATAATATTATTTACTTCCAAATCATCACAAGAAGATGATTAATGCTGCTAACTACAAAATCCAAGAAGAGGTAGAACATGAAAAATCAATCAAACTTATTATCACTAGGAGAGGTAGATTTACCCTTGGACGTCGAAAATGGCGATGAAGAAGGTTGCGTGAAAAACACCATGTTATTATTTCCAGGCTGTGTATTATTTGTGGGAGAAGAAGAAGTTGGTTTGTTTAAAAAACTTGAAGAACATTTATTTGGATTTGAGCTTGATGGTAGACTGGACAACACTGGAAATGGCTCAGTAACATTCGGATTTTCGCCAGATTTATTTCCAATGTTACCATTATTTCCCATGATTGACGTGAGAGCTGCAGCTAATGCAGAGTGGAAATTTGGGTCTGATGTAATTGCTTTGGTTGCAGCTGCAATAGTATCTGGTGGTAAAGAAGATTGTGTAGGATTATTGTTATTCCTTTGTAAATAagattggaaaatattttcttgatttGGTCTGGATGAGAATGTAAGAGAACCAAAattttggttattgttgttgtaggcttGATTTGCATAACTACTCCAAGAAATTGGGAGGGAATTGGATTCCAGTACTGAACTAAAGTTGAGGTTTGTGGAGGAAGTATTGTAATTATATCTAGGAGGAAAATTATTACTCATTCTGTTTAGATGAGATAAGGAGGAGGAGGTTGAAGTCAGATCAAGAGTGATTGTAGGGAGCGAATTAGGTGCGGATGCTGAGATGGATGAATTCGGAAAGTAAAATGGCGGCTTATGTTTGGAAGTATCAGAGAGATAGAAGTTGAGTCCGTTGAGATTGGCTGAAGTAGTACTGGTGTTGGTGTTGGTAGTGGTCGCAGTTATTTGTGGACTTGGGTCTGATGAACTCGAAGAACGAGATAACAACATGCTGGCGGCTGCTGAGGTGGTGGATGCCATTGCTGTGGCTGAAAGAGGAAGTGGATGGTTGTGCGTTCCTTCATATGTGGTGATCAATATTGACATGTCCTCAGCACATCTTTGAACCTTCAAACCAAGAACAGTTGTGGCCATTAGCTAATTAGAGAGTAGAAATGCAATTATATATTTGGAATTTGGATGataagaaaaaaatgagtttagCTTCTATACAAATACATGACTGATAGCTTAAAACAAAATTTAAACCATCAGGTCATGTAAGAGCTGGTAAGTAGTAATCTAAAAAAATAAGACAAACAACTTACAATACTCCCTccttttcatctttatttgataaTATTTTATTATTAGTCTATTTAGAAAAGAATAAAACATTTCTATATTTTTTTACAAGAAATTTTTATGACACATTTaaaatcacaaatttcaaaagttttccaTTCTTTATTAAATTGTGTGCCAATAAAGaaaatgaaacggagggagtTAGCTAATTTACAATAATAGCGTAAAAATATTCTCCaatatcagtatatatatataagttaaatctaTGAATAAGTAAGCCACTGTAGGACATAACTTTCAGAAGTAGAAATGCCACTAGCATTCACAACTATATGTACTGCTGCTCAATTGATAGTTAAGTACTTcctccgttccataataagtgtcatcttagccaaatttttttgttccataataagtgtcatttaGGATATCAATGCATatattgactagttttttccatCTTTGGCCTTGGACATAAAATGACAAGTTTCTTTATTCAAGGCCAAAAGTTAGATTCACAATGTCAAATTTTGGGTTTCACGTGAAAATGAAAGTTTTGGCCTATGGAAGTTAGGATTAGTAAGAGGCAAAAGAAGTAGTAGTACTCTAAATGATGATAATTGGATCCCGATGTCAAAAGATGAACTACTTGTGCACGCTCTAATCATcaatgggaattttttttttttgcataagggtaatttggtaaactttacACTTCAtcattggtttcttaatatgcgtgtttttgactaaggtgacacttattatggaacggagggagtaattttttaAATTCAGTGTAACATGACATTCACATTACCTGCTTTCTAACTGGGCAATTTGGTGCTACGGTGCAACGATAGTAAGCTCGAGGGCATGGATTTCCTTTTGCAATTTTTTGACCGTATTTTCTCCATTGGCATCCATCATTCatctgatcaatatcacaagaACAGAAATCATTATTAATTGACAAATTATGATTAAGAACAAAACACCACACTAATTAATGTCACAAAATGCATGTATATATTCCCCTTACCGTAGGGGCATCACATCTGACTCTGACAGAAACCCTAGCTCTTTTAGTAGGGTTTTGTTGTGCGACATCATCGCCATCTCCATTATTTCTCATTGTCTTGAGAATTTTGTTTGGCGACCACGTCGACGTCTCTCCATTTTCTTCCTTATTAGCTTCTTCTAAGCTATTCTCTGGAGTAAGATTCACAGGTGAACATTCTGTAGTACTTGTTTTGGCAGATACTTCAAACTTGCAATCCAATCCTAAGGCTAGACTTTTATTAACTTCTTCCTCGTCACGAGCCTCACCTTTC
Encoded here:
- the LOC132600805 gene encoding WRKY transcription factor 72B-like encodes the protein MENKNKADQSSNDDEGCAEDNIFLKSGKGRKEREEDKSKPSSPQHKDFMTIDKVEGAPVMVKREGSPAELNSMASSSTQKEQDDQLASAKFEMQEVMQENQRLRLHLDRVMKDYRNLQNQYHDIVQREAEKSSSTVNTTQHHESDQLVSLSLGRTTSDMKKDELSKFFKKGEARDEEEVNKSLALGLDCKFEVSAKTSTTECSPVNLTPENSLEEANKEENGETSTWSPNKILKTMRNNGDGDDVAQQNPTKRARVSVRVRCDAPTMNDGCQWRKYGQKIAKGNPCPRAYYRCTVAPNCPVRKQVQRCAEDMSILITTYEGTHNHPLPLSATAMASTTSAAASMLLSRSSSSSDPSPQITATTTNTNTSTTSANLNGLNFYLSDTSKHKPPFYFPNSSISASAPNSLPTITLDLTSTSSSLSHLNRMSNNFPPRYNYNTSSTNLNFSSVLESNSLPISWSSYANQAYNNNNQNFGSLTFSSRPNQENIFQSYLQRNNNNPTQSSLPPDTIAAATKAITSDPNFHSALAAALTSIMGNNGNIGNKSGENPNVTEPFPVLSSLPSSSNPNKCSSSFLNKPTSSSPTNNTQPGNNNMVFFTQPSSSPFSTSKGKSTSPSDNKFD